Proteins encoded in a region of the Dorea longicatena genome:
- the rimP gene encoding ribosome maturation factor RimP, whose protein sequence is MSKREMYEQKTEEILLPIVEEYGFELVDVEYVKEGSNWYLRAYIDKPGGIGVNDCEVVSRRLSDILDEKDYIEDSYILEVSSPGLGRPLKKEKDFKRSLGEEVEIRTYRMIDRKKEFTGILKDYDETTVTIEMEDETEKTFEKSEIALIRLAFDF, encoded by the coding sequence TTGTCAAAAAGAGAAATGTATGAACAGAAAACAGAAGAGATCCTGCTTCCAATCGTGGAAGAGTATGGATTTGAACTGGTGGATGTCGAATATGTAAAAGAAGGAAGTAACTGGTACCTTCGTGCATATATTGATAAACCGGGTGGAATCGGAGTGAATGACTGTGAGGTTGTAAGCCGCAGACTTTCCGATATTCTGGACGAGAAAGATTATATCGAAGATTCGTATATTCTGGAAGTCAGCTCACCGGGACTTGGCAGACCACTGAAGAAGGAAAAGGACTTCAAGAGAAGCCTTGGAGAAGAAGTTGAGATCAGAACCTACCGTATGATCGACAGAAAGAAGGAATTCACCGGGATCTTAAAGGATTACGATGAGACAACGGTTACGATCGAGATGGAAGATGAGACTGAGAAAACATTTGAAAAAAGCGAGATCGCACTGATCCGATTAGCATTTGATTTTTAA
- the truB gene encoding tRNA pseudouridine(55) synthase TruB, whose product MIHGIINVYKEKGFTSHDVVAKLRGIVGQKKIGHTGTLDPDATGVLPVCLGKATKLCDLLTDKNKTYEAVLLLGKTTDTQDITGEVLEEKSTEALTEEKVREAIEGFIGDYEQIPPMYSALKVNGKKLYELAREGKVIERKARLVKILDIQILEIDLPKVRMEVSCSKGTYIRTLCHDIGEKLGCGGCMESLIRTRVSTFRIEDAKTLDEIETLKQEGKLAELLVPIDAMFPSYPKITVKDDWKAFAKNGNPLDLKMLKEACGQDEETQVRLYDESGKFIAIYQWKEKKYHIVKMFFNE is encoded by the coding sequence ATGATACACGGAATTATCAATGTGTATAAAGAAAAGGGATTTACATCCCATGATGTGGTGGCGAAACTTCGCGGGATCGTCGGACAAAAGAAGATCGGACATACAGGGACACTTGATCCGGATGCGACAGGTGTCCTTCCGGTGTGTCTTGGAAAAGCAACCAAGCTTTGTGATCTTTTGACTGACAAGAACAAGACATATGAAGCAGTGTTGCTTCTTGGCAAGACAACGGATACACAGGATATTACAGGTGAAGTTCTGGAAGAAAAGTCAACAGAGGCACTGACCGAAGAAAAAGTCAGAGAAGCTATTGAAGGATTTATCGGAGATTATGAACAGATTCCCCCAATGTATTCGGCTCTTAAGGTAAATGGAAAGAAATTATATGAGCTTGCCAGAGAAGGAAAGGTCATAGAGAGAAAAGCGCGTCTGGTTAAGATCCTGGATATTCAGATTCTTGAGATTGATCTTCCGAAAGTCCGTATGGAAGTATCGTGTTCGAAAGGGACCTACATCCGTACGCTTTGTCATGATATAGGTGAGAAGCTCGGATGCGGAGGCTGCATGGAATCACTGATCCGTACAAGGGTGTCAACGTTCCGGATTGAAGATGCGAAAACGCTGGATGAAATCGAAACCTTGAAGCAGGAAGGAAAGCTTGCAGAGCTTCTGGTACCGATCGATGCGATGTTCCCGTCTTATCCGAAGATCACGGTGAAAGATGATTGGAAGGCATTTGCTAAGAATGGGAATCCTCTGGATCTTAAAATGTTAAAAGAGGCATGCGGACAAGACGAAGAAACTCAGGTGCGTCTGTATGATGAGTCGGGTAAATTCATCGCCATTTACCAGTGGAAAGAAAAAAAATACCACATCGTCAAGATGTTTTTTAACGAGTAA
- the rbfA gene encoding 30S ribosome-binding factor RbfA, with translation MRKRSIKNTRVNTEVQHELSNIIRGGLKDPRVAPWTSVVAAEVAPDLKTCKAYISVLGDAYEQEQTIKGLQSAEGYIRRELARTLNLRNTPEIKFVLDQSIEYGVNMSKKIDEVTKDLKTEGVEEDAE, from the coding sequence ATGAGAAAAAGAAGCATTAAGAATACAAGAGTAAATACAGAAGTGCAGCATGAGTTATCGAACATCATCCGCGGGGGATTAAAAGACCCGCGTGTTGCACCGTGGACTTCGGTCGTGGCTGCAGAAGTTGCACCGGATCTTAAGACGTGTAAGGCATATATCAGTGTACTTGGAGATGCTTATGAGCAGGAGCAGACAATTAAGGGGCTGCAGAGTGCAGAAGGCTATATCCGTCGTGAACTGGCCAGAACACTAAATCTGCGTAATACACCTGAGATCAAGTTTGTACTGGATCAGTCCATTGAGTATGGTGTGAATATGTCAAAGAAGATTGATGAAGTAACCAAAGACCTGAAAACGGAAGGTGTTGAGGAAGATGCTGAATAA
- a CDS encoding DNA gyrase/topoisomerase IV subunit A: MQDSQIIRTEYSDVMKKSYIDYAMSVIIARALPDVRDGLKPVQRRTLYDMHELGIRYDKPYRKCARIVGDTMGKYHPHGDSSIYDALVVMAQEFKKGMILVDGHGNFGSIEGDGAAAMRYTEARLAKITQEAYLADLDKDIVDFIPNFDETEKEPVVLPVRIPNLLVNGAEGIAVGMATSIPTHNLGEVVDGVKAYMKNEEITTRQLMKYIKGPDFPTGGIVVNKDDLPEIYETGTGKIKIRGKVEVEDMKGGKKRLVITEIPYTMIGAGIGKFLNDVCNLVETKKTTDIVDISNQSSKEGIRIVIDLKKGADVENLTNMLYKKTRLEDTFGVNMLAVADGRPETMGLKRIIEAHVDFQFDMATRKYKTLLKKEQDKKEIQEGLIKACDVIDLIIEILRGSQNVKDAKACLMNGETENIKFKSSISKKMAGMLRFTERQATAILEMRLYKLIGLEIEALQKEHEETLAKIEKYEDILNNYDSMAAVIMEDLDRIKKEFARKRRTVVENAEEAVFEEKKVEEQEVVFLMDRFGYAKTVDVSTYERNKEAADNENKYILHCMNTGKICIFTKDGKMHQVKVMDIPYGKFRDKGQPIDNISNYDSTQEEIVYICDSEQMRYAKLLFATKQGMIKKVEGTEFQVTKRTITATKLQPEDEVVKIQVVTENQHIVLQTTDGFFLRFPAAEVTEKKKGAIGVRGIRLKKDDALTDVYLFEEGTECKISYHEKEVTLNRLKLAKRDGTGTKYRG, encoded by the coding sequence ATGCAGGATTCACAGATCATCAGAACCGAATATTCGGACGTGATGAAAAAATCATATATCGATTATGCAATGAGCGTAATCATTGCCAGAGCCCTGCCGGATGTAAGAGACGGACTGAAACCAGTACAAAGACGTACACTTTACGATATGCACGAACTGGGGATCCGGTATGACAAACCGTACCGTAAATGTGCGCGTATCGTTGGAGATACCATGGGTAAATATCACCCGCACGGAGACAGTTCCATCTATGACGCACTGGTGGTCATGGCACAGGAATTTAAAAAAGGAATGATCCTTGTAGACGGACACGGTAACTTCGGTTCGATCGAAGGAGACGGTGCAGCCGCAATGCGTTATACTGAGGCGAGACTTGCGAAGATCACACAGGAAGCGTATCTGGCTGATCTGGACAAGGATATTGTAGACTTCATACCGAACTTTGACGAGACGGAGAAGGAACCGGTCGTACTTCCGGTGCGTATCCCGAACCTTCTGGTGAACGGTGCGGAAGGTATCGCGGTCGGTATGGCAACCAGTATCCCGACACACAATCTGGGAGAGGTTGTAGACGGTGTCAAAGCCTATATGAAAAATGAGGAGATCACGACCAGACAGCTGATGAAATATATCAAAGGGCCGGATTTCCCGACAGGTGGAATCGTGGTCAACAAAGACGACCTGCCGGAGATCTACGAGACAGGAACCGGAAAGATCAAGATCCGTGGAAAAGTTGAAGTAGAAGATATGAAGGGCGGAAAGAAACGTCTGGTCATCACAGAGATTCCTTATACCATGATCGGTGCGGGAATCGGGAAATTCTTAAATGATGTCTGCAATCTGGTAGAGACCAAGAAGACAACAGACATCGTGGATATTTCCAATCAGTCGTCCAAAGAAGGAATCCGTATCGTCATTGACCTGAAGAAAGGTGCGGACGTAGAGAATCTGACCAATATGCTCTATAAGAAGACCCGACTGGAAGATACCTTTGGAGTTAATATGCTGGCAGTTGCGGACGGAAGACCGGAGACCATGGGCCTGAAGCGTATCATCGAGGCACATGTAGACTTCCAGTTCGATATGGCGACGAGAAAATATAAGACATTACTTAAGAAAGAGCAGGATAAAAAAGAGATCCAGGAAGGTCTGATCAAAGCCTGTGACGTGATCGATCTGATCATCGAGATCTTAAGAGGAAGCCAGAATGTAAAAGACGCAAAGGCATGTCTGATGAACGGGGAGACAGAGAACATTAAGTTCAAGTCCTCCATTTCCAAAAAGATGGCGGGAATGTTAAGATTTACAGAGCGTCAGGCAACAGCGATCCTGGAGATGCGTCTGTACAAGCTGATCGGTCTGGAAATCGAAGCACTTCAGAAAGAACATGAAGAGACGCTGGCTAAGATTGAAAAATATGAAGATATCCTGAATAATTACGATTCGATGGCAGCAGTTATCATGGAAGATCTGGACCGTATCAAGAAGGAATTCGCAAGAAAGAGACGTACGGTTGTAGAGAATGCAGAAGAAGCTGTATTTGAAGAGAAGAAAGTCGAAGAACAGGAAGTTGTGTTCTTAATGGACCGTTTCGGATATGCGAAGACGGTAGATGTAAGTACTTATGAGCGTAATAAAGAAGCGGCAGATAATGAGAATAAATACATCCTGCACTGCATGAATACTGGCAAGATCTGCATTTTCACAAAAGATGGAAAGATGCATCAGGTGAAAGTGATGGATATCCCATATGGAAAATTCCGTGACAAGGGACAGCCGATCGACAATATCAGTAATTATGACAGCACGCAGGAAGAGATCGTGTACATCTGCGACTCCGAACAGATGCGGTATGCGAAGCTTTTATTTGCCACAAAGCAGGGGATGATCAAGAAGGTTGAAGGAACGGAATTCCAGGTAACAAAGCGTACCATTACAGCAACTAAGCTTCAGCCGGAAGATGAGGTCGTGAAGATCCAGGTTGTGACGGAGAACCAGCATATCGTACTGCAGACAACGGACGGATTCTTCTTACGCTTCCCGGCAGCAGAAGTGACGGAGAAGAAGAAAGGTGCGATCGGAGTGCGCGGCATCCGTCTGAAGAAAGACGATGCACTGACAGATGTGTATCTGTTTGAAGAAGGAACCGAGTGTAAGATTTCATACCATGAAAAAGAAGTTACCCTGAACCGCCTGAAACTTGCAAAACGAGACGGAACAGGAACCAAATACAGAGGGTAA
- the nudC gene encoding NAD(+) diphosphatase, with protein MIQNIEPHVYRNEYVPEPPKEDSVILYYEGRKILVKIEDQEISFLTFKEAAVYNPDVYEEYTYLFSIDGQGYYLAEGIDPENFPGFELKDNQYFREARPKYRQFAAVTGWQLYRWYQSRKFCGHCGQPMVHDDKERMMRCPDCGMMEFPKICPAVIIAVTHGDKILMSKYAGREYKKYALLAGFNETGESIEETVRREVMEEVGLKVKNLRYYKSQPWSFTDTLLMGFFCELDGEDGITLDTDELAMAEWFERDKMPVEAEDLSLTNEMMMAFKHGKV; from the coding sequence ATGATACAGAACATAGAACCACATGTATATAGAAATGAATATGTACCGGAGCCGCCAAAGGAAGACAGCGTGATCTTATATTATGAAGGAAGAAAGATCCTGGTGAAGATTGAGGATCAGGAGATCTCGTTCCTTACATTTAAAGAGGCGGCAGTTTACAATCCGGATGTATATGAAGAGTATACGTATCTCTTTTCAATTGACGGACAGGGATATTATCTGGCAGAAGGAATTGATCCGGAGAATTTCCCAGGATTCGAACTGAAGGACAATCAGTATTTCCGCGAGGCAAGACCGAAATACAGACAGTTTGCGGCAGTGACGGGATGGCAGCTTTACCGCTGGTATCAGTCGCGGAAGTTCTGCGGTCACTGCGGACAGCCGATGGTGCATGACGACAAAGAGCGTATGATGCGCTGCCCGGACTGCGGTATGATGGAATTCCCGAAGATCTGTCCGGCGGTGATCATAGCTGTCACACATGGGGATAAGATTCTGATGTCAAAGTATGCGGGAAGAGAATACAAAAAGTATGCACTGCTTGCAGGATTTAATGAAACAGGCGAATCCATTGAAGAGACGGTAAGGCGTGAGGTCATGGAAGAGGTCGGACTGAAGGTGAAGAACCTGCGGTATTATAAGAGCCAGCCGTGGTCATTTACCGATACGCTGCTGATGGGATTCTTCTGTGAACTGGACGGGGAGGACGGTATCACACTGGATACCGATGAACTTGCCATGGCGGAGTGGTTTGAACGGGATAAGATGCCGGTAGAGGCAGAAGACTTAAGCCTGACAAACGAGATGATGATGGCGTTCAAACACGGAAAAGTGTAA
- the infB gene encoding translation initiation factor IF-2 — protein MSNNKDIETNTNENTQKSETPKKKNIVHVIRPQNAQNGGNKGRRSGGNRQNSGQGKPMQVNNGRPARRSGRSAAQNASAEEAQAPKRTEKPAAERTQNRRPERSERPERSERNERSDRNDRSDNRNNRGGERRGGRDGRNGDRQEGRGGQRFQRGDRPQNGRSDRNQGDRDNRRDNNRGDDRQGRKFGDRNDNRRNDRKNNPSIPAPAIEGQKPQRKNAKGKDDHKKKDYRRDDEERMPKGKKKNEPKQQLQKPQQKEQKVEEEIKQITIPEVLTIKELADKMKIVPSVIIKKLFMQGKVATVNQEIDYETAEEIALEFDVLCEKEEVVDVIEELLKEEEEDEKKMKKRPPVVCVMGHVDHGKTSLLDAIRHTNVIDREAGGITQHIGAYVVEINGEKITFLDTPGHEAFTAMRMRGASSTDIAVLVVAADDGVMPQTVEAINHAKAAGVEIIVAVNKMDKPSANIDRVKQELTEYELIPEDWGGSTIFVPVSAKTGEGLEDLMEMIALTAEVMELKANPNRRARGLVLEAKLDKGRGSVANILVQKGTLRVGDPIAAGSAFGKVRAMMDDKGRRVKEAGPSTPVEILGLNDVPNAGEVIVGCGNEKEARNFAETFISQSKVKLLEETKSKLSLDDLFTQIQEGNLKELGIVVKADVQGSVEAIKQSLLKLSNDEVVVKIIHGGVGAINESDVSLASASNAIIIGFNVRPDATAKETADREGVDIRLYRVIYNAIEDVEAAMKGMLDPVFEEKVLGHAEVRQTFKASGVGTIAGSYVLDGVFERDCSVRLTRDGIVIFEGPLASLKRFKDDVKEVKAGYECGFVFANFNDIKEGDLVEAFKMVEIPR, from the coding sequence ATGTCAAATAATAAAGATATAGAAACAAATACAAACGAAAATACACAAAAATCAGAAACACCAAAGAAAAAGAATATCGTGCATGTAATACGTCCGCAGAATGCACAGAACGGTGGTAACAAAGGAAGAAGATCCGGAGGAAATCGTCAGAATTCCGGACAGGGAAAACCGATGCAGGTAAATAACGGCCGTCCGGCAAGACGTTCTGGCCGTTCTGCAGCACAGAATGCGTCTGCAGAAGAAGCACAGGCTCCAAAGAGGACAGAGAAGCCGGCAGCAGAAAGAACACAGAACAGACGTCCGGAAAGAAGTGAAAGACCGGAGAGATCTGAAAGAAATGAAAGATCTGATAGAAACGACAGATCCGATAACAGAAATAACCGTGGTGGTGAAAGACGTGGCGGAAGAGACGGACGTAACGGTGACCGCCAGGAAGGAAGAGGCGGACAGAGATTCCAGAGAGGAGACCGCCCGCAGAACGGACGTTCCGACAGAAACCAGGGAGACCGTGATAACAGACGAGACAATAACCGTGGCGATGACAGACAGGGACGTAAATTCGGAGACAGAAACGACAACAGAAGAAATGACAGAAAGAACAACCCAAGCATTCCGGCTCCTGCAATCGAAGGACAGAAACCACAGAGAAAGAATGCCAAGGGAAAAGACGATCACAAGAAGAAAGATTATCGTCGTGATGATGAAGAAAGAATGCCAAAGGGCAAGAAGAAAAACGAGCCAAAACAGCAGCTTCAGAAACCACAGCAGAAAGAGCAGAAGGTAGAGGAAGAGATCAAACAGATCACAATCCCAGAGGTTCTGACAATCAAAGAACTGGCTGATAAGATGAAGATTGTTCCGTCTGTAATTATCAAAAAGCTCTTTATGCAGGGAAAAGTTGCTACGGTGAACCAGGAGATCGATTATGAGACAGCAGAAGAGATCGCGCTGGAATTCGACGTTCTCTGCGAGAAAGAAGAAGTTGTAGACGTGATCGAAGAACTTCTAAAAGAAGAAGAAGAGGACGAAAAGAAGATGAAGAAACGTCCGCCTGTAGTCTGCGTTATGGGTCACGTTGACCACGGTAAAACTTCCCTTCTGGATGCAATCCGTCATACAAATGTCATCGACCGTGAGGCCGGCGGTATCACACAGCACATCGGTGCTTATGTTGTAGAGATCAACGGAGAGAAGATCACATTCCTGGATACTCCGGGACATGAGGCGTTCACAGCAATGCGTATGCGTGGAGCAAGCTCTACAGATATCGCAGTTCTCGTAGTAGCAGCAGACGATGGTGTTATGCCGCAGACAGTAGAAGCGATTAACCATGCAAAAGCTGCAGGTGTAGAGATCATCGTAGCTGTCAACAAGATGGATAAACCAAGTGCCAACATTGACCGTGTAAAACAGGAACTGACAGAATACGAACTGATTCCGGAAGACTGGGGTGGAAGCACAATCTTCGTTCCGGTATCTGCCAAGACAGGAGAAGGTCTGGAAGATCTGATGGAAATGATTGCTTTAACAGCAGAAGTAATGGAATTAAAAGCCAATCCAAACCGCCGTGCAAGAGGTCTTGTACTGGAAGCAAAACTGGATAAGGGAAGAGGTTCCGTTGCAAATATCCTGGTTCAGAAGGGAACACTCCGTGTCGGAGATCCAATCGCAGCAGGTTCTGCATTTGGTAAAGTAAGAGCCATGATGGATGACAAGGGAAGAAGAGTCAAAGAAGCAGGTCCGTCTACACCGGTAGAGATCCTTGGACTTAACGATGTACCGAATGCCGGAGAAGTTATCGTCGGATGTGGAAATGAAAAAGAAGCAAGAAACTTTGCAGAGACATTCATTTCACAGAGCAAGGTAAAACTTCTGGAAGAGACAAAATCTAAACTTTCTCTGGATGACCTGTTTACACAGATTCAGGAAGGCAACTTAAAAGAACTTGGTATCGTAGTAAAGGCAGATGTACAGGGATCTGTAGAAGCAATCAAACAGAGCTTACTGAAGCTGTCTAATGATGAAGTAGTCGTTAAGATCATTCACGGTGGCGTTGGTGCAATCAATGAATCTGACGTAAGTCTGGCTTCTGCATCAAATGCGATCATCATCGGATTCAACGTTCGTCCGGATGCAACAGCAAAAGAAACAGCAGACCGTGAAGGTGTAGATATCCGTCTGTACCGTGTCATCTACAATGCAATCGAAGATGTAGAAGCAGCTATGAAGGGTATGCTGGATCCTGTATTTGAGGAGAAGGTACTCGGACACGCAGAAGTACGTCAGACATTCAAGGCTTCCGGAGTCGGAACAATTGCAGGATCTTATGTTCTGGATGGTGTATTTGAAAGAGACTGCTCTGTCCGCCTGACACGTGACGGTATTGTAATATTTGAAGGACCTCTGGCATCTCTGAAGAGATTCAAAGATGATGTAAAAGAAGTAAAAGCAGGTTACGAATGTGGATTCGTATTTGCAAACTTCAATGACATCAAAGAAGGAGACCTCGTAGAGGCATTCAAGATGGTAGAGATTCCACGCTAG
- the rnpM gene encoding RNase P modulator RnpM produces the protein MRKCVGCQEMKSKKEMIRVIRTSEGEFLLDATGRKNGRGAYLCPNSDCLAKAVKNKGLERSFKQAIPKEVYEALEKEMEVLESE, from the coding sequence ATGCGTAAATGCGTAGGATGTCAGGAAATGAAGAGTAAAAAAGAGATGATTCGTGTCATCCGCACATCGGAGGGAGAATTTCTACTGGATGCAACAGGAAGAAAGAACGGACGCGGTGCTTATCTCTGCCCGAACAGTGACTGCCTTGCAAAAGCAGTGAAGAATAAGGGCCTGGAGAGATCCTTTAAGCAGGCTATCCCGAAAGAAGTGTATGAAGCACTGGAAAAGGAGATGGAAGTACTTGAGTCAGAATAA
- a CDS encoding DHH family phosphoesterase, producing the protein MLNKVLENVSTIAIGGHVRPDGDCVGSCVGLGQYIRENYSDKIVDIYLKDIPESFHFLKGTETIRESVDDEEKVYDLFISLDCGDTDRLEYSKTLFNKAKHTFCVDHHISNIGFADVNHIVPEASSTSELVYGLLDEEKISQNVAEALYLGIVHDTGVFQYSCAGPETFRVAANLLEKGIDGPKIIEDTFYAKSYAQNLVMGRALMESILFLNGTGIASYIRKDVMDFYGVGPKDLEGIVSQLRVTEGVEVAVFMYELKQNEFKVSLRSKEKIDVSKIAQYFGGGGHKKASGFTMAGTPFDVLNNLSKQIEVQMEKLEKTQEQ; encoded by the coding sequence ATGCTGAATAAAGTATTGGAGAACGTGTCCACGATCGCGATCGGCGGACATGTGCGTCCGGATGGAGACTGTGTGGGTTCCTGTGTGGGACTCGGACAGTATATCCGTGAAAACTACAGTGATAAAATCGTGGATATTTATCTGAAAGATATCCCGGAATCGTTTCATTTCTTAAAAGGGACAGAGACAATCCGGGAGTCTGTGGATGATGAAGAGAAAGTATATGATCTCTTCATTTCCCTGGACTGCGGGGATACAGACAGACTGGAGTATTCTAAAACGTTATTTAATAAAGCAAAGCATACGTTCTGTGTGGATCACCATATCAGTAACATCGGCTTTGCAGATGTAAATCATATCGTTCCGGAAGCAAGTTCGACATCAGAACTGGTATACGGACTTCTGGATGAAGAGAAGATTTCTCAAAATGTGGCGGAAGCACTGTACCTTGGAATTGTGCATGATACAGGCGTATTCCAGTATTCCTGCGCCGGACCGGAGACATTCCGGGTGGCCGCAAATCTTCTGGAAAAAGGCATTGACGGACCAAAGATCATAGAAGATACATTCTATGCGAAATCTTATGCGCAGAATCTTGTGATGGGCCGTGCACTGATGGAAAGTATCCTGTTTTTAAATGGAACAGGTATCGCGTCCTATATTCGGAAAGATGTGATGGATTTTTACGGTGTGGGACCAAAAGATCTGGAAGGAATTGTAAGCCAGCTTCGCGTGACAGAAGGAGTAGAGGTTGCTGTATTCATGTATGAGTTGAAACAGAATGAATTCAAAGTAAGCCTCCGTTCCAAAGAGAAAATCGATGTCAGCAAGATCGCACAGTATTTTGGCGGCGGCGGTCATAAGAAGGCATCCGGATTTACAATGGCGGGAACACCGTTTGATGTGCTGAATAATTTGTCCAAACAGATTGAGGTACAGATGGAAAAACTGGAAAAGACACAGGAGCAGTAA
- the nusA gene encoding transcription termination factor NusA has protein sequence MNTELLEALNILEKEKDISKETLLDAIENSLMNACKNHFGKTDNIKLIMNKETCEYQLYAEKTVVEEVEDKLEQISLEDAKEIDSKFELGDIVHIPIESKSFGRIATQNAKNLILQKIREEERKVVYDQYFEKEKDIVTGIVQRYVGKNVSINLGKADAMLTENEQVKGEVFKPTERIKLYIVEVKNTTKGPKILVSRTHPELVKRLFESEVTEVKDGIVEIKSIAREAGSRTKIAVWSNDPDVDPVGACVGMNGARVNAIVNELRGEKIDIINWSDNPAILIENALSPAKVISVMADPDEKTASVIVPDYQLSLAIGKEGQNARLAARLTGYKIDIKNETQAIESGELPENYMELSEGVYEEEYDDDAEEFDVENTADAEYDDDDAEITFDEVEDTEE, from the coding sequence ATGAATACAGAATTATTAGAAGCGTTAAATATACTGGAGAAAGAGAAAGATATCAGTAAAGAGACACTGTTAGACGCCATTGAAAATTCACTGATGAATGCCTGTAAGAACCATTTCGGTAAGACAGACAACATCAAACTGATCATGAACAAGGAGACATGTGAGTATCAGTTATACGCTGAGAAAACGGTTGTAGAAGAAGTGGAAGACAAACTGGAGCAGATCAGTCTGGAAGATGCAAAAGAGATCGACAGCAAGTTCGAGCTTGGTGATATCGTGCATATTCCGATCGAGTCCAAATCATTCGGACGTATTGCAACACAGAATGCAAAGAACCTGATCTTACAGAAGATCCGTGAAGAAGAGCGTAAGGTTGTATACGATCAGTATTTTGAAAAAGAAAAAGATATCGTGACAGGTATCGTACAGCGTTATGTTGGAAAGAATGTCAGCATCAACCTTGGTAAAGCAGATGCTATGCTGACAGAGAATGAGCAGGTAAAAGGTGAGGTCTTCAAACCGACAGAACGTATCAAATTATATATCGTAGAAGTAAAGAATACGACAAAGGGACCTAAGATCCTGGTATCCCGTACACATCCGGAACTTGTAAAACGTCTGTTTGAATCAGAAGTTACAGAAGTAAAGGACGGTATCGTAGAGATCAAGAGTATCGCAAGAGAAGCAGGAAGCAGAACAAAGATCGCTGTATGGTCTAACGATCCTGATGTAGACCCGGTCGGTGCATGCGTTGGTATGAACGGAGCCAGAGTCAATGCGATCGTCAATGAACTGCGCGGCGAGAAGATTGACATCATCAACTGGAGTGACAATCCGGCAATCCTGATCGAGAATGCATTAAGCCCTGCAAAGGTTATTTCTGTAATGGCTGATCCGGATGAAAAGACAGCAAGCGTTATCGTTCCGGATTATCAGTTATCACTGGCTATCGGTAAAGAAGGTCAGAATGCAAGACTGGCAGCAAGACTGACAGGATATAAGATCGACATCAAGAATGAGACACAGGCAATCGAATCCGGTGAACTTCCGGAGAACTACATGGAATTAAGCGAAGGTGTATACGAAGAAGAGTACGATGACGATGCAGAAGAATTCGATGTAGAGAACACAGCAGATGCTGAATATGATGATGACGACGCAGAGATCACATTCGATGAAGTAGAGGATACAGAGGAATAG
- a CDS encoding L7Ae/L30e/S12e/Gadd45 family ribosomal protein has translation MSQNKALSMIGLATKAGKVASGEFCTEKEVKSGRAYLVIVADDASDNTKKKFQNMCDFYQVPIYFYKDKDTLGHAMGKEFRASLVILDEGFAKGIRKHIDTENQTIA, from the coding sequence TTGAGTCAGAATAAAGCATTATCTATGATCGGTCTTGCCACGAAAGCCGGCAAGGTTGCAAGCGGGGAGTTCTGTACGGAGAAAGAAGTAAAATCCGGAAGGGCATATCTTGTGATCGTTGCAGACGATGCATCCGATAATACCAAGAAGAAATTTCAGAACATGTGTGACTTTTATCAGGTCCCGATCTATTTTTACAAAGATAAAGATACATTGGGGCATGCAATGGGAAAAGAGTTCCGTGCATCTTTGGTTATCCTGGATGAGGGATTTGCAAAAGGAATCCGGAAGCATATAGACACAGAGAATCAGACAATTGCATAG